Within the Polaribacter pectinis genome, the region TTTGGTGAGAAAAGTCACCCTTTTTCTGCGCCTTTTATGGTTTCTTTAGAAGAAGATTTAGATATTGAAACCATGCAAAGAGCTGCAAAATTCTTTGAGGGAGAGCATTATTTTCATAAATATTGCACAAAACCATCAGAAAACACAATTCTTAAAAGAACGATTGATTCTTGCGAAATTGTAAAAAATGATATTTTAACGGCTAATTTCTTTCCTGAAAAAAGTTATGTTTTAAAAGTAAAGGGAAAAGGGTTTTTAAGATATCAGATTCGTTTAATGATGGCTACTTTTTTTGAAGTCGGAAAAGGAAATTTCGATTTAAACTTTATTGAAGCTTCTTTAAAAGAAGATAATGATAGAATGTTTATGCGAAATATTGCACCTTCTTCTGGTTTGCAATTATTTGACATCCAATTAGAAGATTAGCTAATAGACAAGCCTGCGCAAAGGATTGTAGCAATTGTTTGAGCTCTTTTTTGTATTTCACAAAAAAAGCGAGTGCGAAAAGCCTGACCTGAAAGGTTGCGCCCAAAAGAAAAATCCACCTTTTAAAAAGATGGATTTTTATATCTTATATATAATGAGTAGTTTATCCTTTGATAACGCCTCTCGAAATTACGATTTTTTGAATCTCTGATGTTCCTTCATAAATCTGTGTAATTTTTGCATCTCGCATTAGACGTTCTACATGATATTCTTTTACGAAACCATTTCCACCATGAATTTGAAC harbors:
- a CDS encoding tRNA pseudouridine(38-40) synthase TruA, producing the protein MKYPFSYIIKLQFLGFRFSGWQKQTNAKTLHDMVDKTISFVIEKGTYKTIGVGRTDAKVSANCYYLQLFTVDEFEEDEFLSSLNSNFSADFRALSINKVERKYNIINVPKVKEYHYYFAFGEKSHPFSAPFMVSLEEDLDIETMQRAAKFFEGEHYFHKYCTKPSENTILKRTIDSCEIVKNDILTANFFPEKSYVLKVKGKGFLRYQIRLMMATFFEVGKGNFDLNFIEASLKEDNDRMFMRNIAPSSGLQLFDIQLED